In Alteracholeplasma palmae J233, a single genomic region encodes these proteins:
- a CDS encoding ROK family protein has product MNLYLTFDIGGTDLKYGIITENETLLFQSITKTNGDLGSKVLIEKLKSIFQNLSTEYNIKGIAISTTSSINTQTTEVLTPSISIKNYLGLNFRDALKDLNLPISVQNDVKCMILCEKDFLPENKYKNILAITYGTGIGSALIIDNHLYHGFLYSAGECGKMMMYNSTYEGLASTNSLVKFAKKVYPHIQNGIDVFSLYDINDEKIVPIVNKFYDNLTTGLANMIYILNPDHIIIGGGITNRGTQFLNEVYSALEPKLWDYFKGKISISLAKTKNNAGMIGAFKFYKSIFNTKNE; this is encoded by the coding sequence ATGAATTTATACTTAACATTTGATATTGGTGGAACAGATTTAAAATATGGTATCATTACTGAAAATGAAACTTTACTCTTTCAAAGTATTACTAAAACTAATGGAGACCTTGGAAGTAAAGTTTTAATAGAAAAATTAAAATCTATCTTTCAAAATCTATCAACAGAATATAATATTAAAGGTATTGCTATTAGTACAACTAGTTCTATCAATACCCAAACTACTGAGGTATTAACACCCAGTATTTCTATTAAAAACTATCTTGGTTTAAATTTTAGAGATGCTTTAAAAGATTTAAACTTACCCATCAGTGTTCAAAATGATGTTAAGTGTATGATTCTTTGTGAAAAAGATTTTTTACCTGAAAATAAATATAAAAATATACTTGCAATCACTTACGGAACTGGCATTGGTAGTGCACTCATTATTGACAATCATTTATATCATGGCTTTTTATATAGTGCTGGCGAATGTGGGAAAATGATGATGTATAATAGCACCTATGAGGGTCTAGCTTCTACTAACTCATTAGTAAAGTTTGCTAAAAAAGTATATCCTCATATTCAAAATGGCATTGATGTTTTTTCACTCTATGATATTAATGATGAAAAGATTGTGCCTATCGTAAATAAATTTTATGATAATTTAACGACTGGTCTAGCAAATATGATTTATATTTTAAACCCAGATCATATTATTATCGGTGGCGGAATAACTAATAGAGGTACCCAATTTTTAAATGAAGTTTATTCAGCTTTAGAGCCTAAGTTATGGGATTACTTTAAAGGAAAAATATCCATTAGTCTTGCTAAAACTAAAAATAATGCTGGTATGATTGGTGCTTTCAAATTTTATAAGAGCATCTTTAATACCAAAAATGAATAA
- a CDS encoding ABC transporter ATP-binding protein, whose product MIETLIIKNVKKTFKLSKKQQRIDKTTDKEKIAVNGLSFTAYEGEVYGLLGSNGAGKTTTLRMISTLIKPDEGDIIVSGISSKEDPTEIRRRIGFLTSELKLEEFFTPNYMFNFYSDLYQVPLEVREERKKHLFDKFEIHKFAEVKIGDLSTGMKQKISLAISLVNDPKIIIFDEPTNGLDVLTAKDVTDLIIELKNKGYTIILSTHIFSLVEKVCDRVGIIIDGKMALEGKISELTKEKNIESIFFDEYAKAKGRTI is encoded by the coding sequence ATGATAGAAACGCTAATAATTAAAAATGTAAAAAAGACTTTTAAACTATCAAAAAAGCAACAAAGAATCGATAAAACAACAGATAAAGAAAAAATAGCTGTAAATGGGTTAAGTTTTACTGCTTATGAAGGTGAAGTTTACGGACTTTTAGGTTCAAACGGTGCAGGAAAAACAACAACATTAAGAATGATTTCAACACTTATTAAACCAGATGAAGGTGATATTATAGTTAGTGGTATATCATCAAAAGAAGATCCAACTGAAATTAGAAGAAGAATAGGTTTTTTAACAAGTGAATTAAAATTAGAAGAGTTTTTTACCCCAAATTATATGTTTAATTTTTATAGTGATCTTTATCAAGTTCCACTAGAAGTCAGAGAAGAACGCAAGAAACACCTTTTTGATAAATTTGAGATTCATAAATTTGCTGAAGTTAAAATAGGTGATTTATCTACTGGTATGAAGCAAAAAATATCACTTGCTATCTCATTAGTAAATGACCCTAAAATTATTATTTTTGATGAGCCAACAAACGGATTAGATGTTTTAACTGCTAAAGATGTTACTGATTTAATTATTGAACTTAAGAATAAAGGCTATACAATTATTTTATCAACTCATATTTTTTCATTAGTAGAAAAAGTATGTGATAGAGTTGGCATCATTATTGATGGAAAAATGGCTCTAGAAGGAAAAATTAGTGAATTAACAAAAGAAAAAAATATTGAAAGTATCTTTTTTGATGAATACGCAAAGGCAAAGGGTAGAACAATATGA
- a CDS encoding nucleoside 2-deoxyribosyltransferase has product MKIYLANALFSEAEYLYNEILIDDITTSGHEVYAPQRNLSINDKTKSANSKEIYQGDKFHLDQSDAIVAVLDGITIDPGVSAEIGYMAALGKKIYGLYTDSRESSKTIIDSKKELLEKPLENQFAYVNLFVVGAIKENGKIFLSRTKLVDFLKQQK; this is encoded by the coding sequence ATGAAAATTTATTTAGCAAATGCTTTATTTTCAGAAGCAGAATATTTATATAATGAAATATTAATAGATGATATTACCACAAGTGGACATGAAGTCTATGCACCACAAAGAAACCTTAGTATTAATGATAAAACAAAGTCAGCTAACTCAAAAGAAATTTACCAAGGTGATAAGTTTCACTTAGATCAGTCAGATGCAATTGTTGCAGTATTAGATGGCATAACAATTGATCCAGGAGTGAGTGCTGAAATTGGCTATATGGCTGCACTTGGCAAAAAAATATATGGTTTATATACAGATTCTAGAGAAAGTAGTAAAACAATCATTGATTCAAAAAAAGAATTACTAGAAAAACCGCTTGAAAACCAGTTTGCCTATGTTAATTTATTTGTAGTAGGGGCAATCAAAGAAAACGGAAAAATATTTTTAAGTAGAACAAAATTAGTTGATTTTTTAAAGCAACAAAAATAA
- a CDS encoding helix-turn-helix domain-containing protein — protein MRFLYIRSNTQIKKNAQIIYDIFSPLLENLTYEIFDYEMILYFKNDYDSLIKEIVFSMLNDLYGDVIVYESAYYKNKQEIFIVIEYIKKEIIHYDQKYYYINNQIILKENIKNINKALKKIILAEYYYDKETLILIKTYIEENQNALEAAKLLFLHRNTLNQRIDKFYLKTGFNIRIFKDAFLIYTLLTN, from the coding sequence ATGAGATTTCTTTATATTAGATCTAATACTCAAATTAAGAAAAATGCTCAAATTATTTATGATATTTTTTCTCCACTGTTAGAAAATTTAACCTATGAAATTTTTGATTATGAGATGATTTTATATTTTAAAAATGATTATGATTCACTCATAAAAGAAATAGTCTTTAGTATGTTAAATGATTTATATGGTGATGTGATTGTCTATGAATCTGCCTATTATAAAAATAAACAAGAAATTTTTATTGTTATAGAATATATAAAAAAAGAAATTATTCACTATGATCAAAAATATTATTATATAAATAATCAAATTATTCTAAAAGAAAATATAAAAAATATTAATAAAGCATTAAAAAAAATCATACTAGCTGAATATTACTATGATAAAGAAACGCTTATTTTAATTAAAACTTATATTGAAGAGAATCAAAATGCACTTGAAGCAGCTAAATTATTATTTTTACATAGGAATACGCTTAATCAAAGAATCGATAAATTTTATCTAAAAACAGGTTTCAATATAAGAATATTTAAAGATGCTTTTTTAATATATACTTTACTTACTAATTAA
- a CDS encoding ABC transporter permease, with protein MKNIWTIMKKELSRVFTDKKMILTVLILPGAMIFLLYSLMGTAFNRTSNEKFETVRIYVEENSSITEVLNQKEALDLFNIGNISFSFENKDLEEKIKNGNLDVAIKMENDQMTILYNSSNTQSKTAYLYCENTIKTLEKVIIDGKQYELNLASDLANNTSQTAPSIAYILPFLIMTFLFQGAMALGPESISGDKERGTIATLLATPVKRSEIALGKIISLSILTMLSAISSFIGVIFSLPKMLASTNFSLTYSVSDYMSVLGVLLITVLVIIGMISILSAQAKNVKEASMLALPLMLVSMVVGMTTFISPVAASNPYLYMIPLYNSAQILLAIFSFDFNLTHMVIMIVSNLIISAGLIYILTRMFNSEKVMFSK; from the coding sequence ATGAAAAACATTTGGACTATTATGAAAAAAGAACTCTCTAGAGTTTTTACAGATAAAAAAATGATTCTTACTGTTTTAATTTTACCTGGCGCAATGATCTTTTTATTATATTCTTTAATGGGAACTGCTTTTAATAGAACAAGTAATGAAAAGTTTGAAACTGTGAGAATTTATGTTGAAGAAAATAGTTCTATAACAGAAGTATTAAATCAAAAAGAAGCGCTTGACTTATTTAATATTGGAAATATTTCATTTAGTTTTGAGAATAAGGATTTAGAAGAAAAAATAAAGAATGGTAATTTAGATGTTGCTATTAAAATGGAAAATGACCAAATGACTATTTTATATAATTCATCAAATACTCAATCTAAAACAGCTTATTTATATTGTGAAAATACAATTAAAACACTAGAAAAAGTGATCATAGATGGAAAACAATACGAACTTAACCTAGCCTCTGATTTAGCTAATAATACTTCCCAAACTGCACCATCTATAGCATATATACTACCATTTCTTATTATGACCTTTTTATTTCAAGGTGCGATGGCATTAGGACCAGAGTCAATTTCTGGTGATAAAGAACGTGGCACGATTGCTACTTTATTAGCAACACCTGTGAAAAGAAGCGAGATAGCTTTAGGTAAAATTATTTCATTATCTATATTAACTATGCTATCTGCAATATCAAGTTTTATAGGAGTAATTTTCTCACTTCCAAAAATGCTTGCTTCTACAAATTTTTCCTTAACATATAGCGTAAGCGATTATATGTCAGTCTTAGGTGTTTTATTGATTACTGTGCTAGTCATTATAGGAATGATTTCAATTCTTTCAGCACAAGCCAAAAATGTAAAAGAGGCTTCAATGCTCGCTCTACCTTTGATGCTTGTTTCAATGGTTGTTGGAATGACAACATTTATTTCCCCAGTGGCTGCTAGTAATCCATATCTTTATATGATTCCTTTATATAATAGTGCCCAAATATTATTAGCAATTTTCTCATTTGATTTTAATCTAACTCATATGGTTATTATGATCGTATCTAATCTAATCATATCAGCAGGACTAATATACATTTTAACAAGAATGTTTAACAGTGAAAAAGTGATGTTTTCAAAATAG